The proteins below come from a single Drosophila kikkawai strain 14028-0561.14 chromosome 3R, DkikHiC1v2, whole genome shotgun sequence genomic window:
- the LOC108084945 gene encoding lateral signaling target protein 2 homolog, with amino-acid sequence MDTFRKWLNKPKADDKSLLARFFHADRSLTAVASELDSFDGRAEPDRCTRLVSRLRQNQDKVLAITNLIMEELLGDDRDPRAFRAKFPEEVLQENLAGQLWFGAECLAAGSSIMNRETESKEMRPLAQAVTKSLGNVRVLLRDQCLRNNVPNSKTLHLDLNDSTTEQLYESLKIFDRLFAEFELSYVSAMVQVKSRHEYEMQQWIGVLFSETLQRALKTGLLDQDMVDAFDPGLMFSIPRLAIVAGLVVYAKGPLNMDMPGDQLSEMFRPFRTILIKIRDLLRNLNHQELYQLEKLLCTNEDINSTKVPLGSSSIEAPSPEHSANPTTSSSSSSNNNNSHSSSTATHRTVERLVDQRNNNNINSNSAAPAVEEESALRSPSMLSLSATSTPTASPAPSPTPSHSIASTSSAATSSTNPPADWSDGDDEDEDDEEADIEVDEEEDLNSSSDEDTDEEQLLKDIVAADCASGYLIPNTNLGNLLQPQEVPLTDNFVASEDDEYGTGEPQRQEEEPSTSAAMLAASHTLQRLRLPSSDSEPLAEHTTTIKSSEQPPPVPSSRHKHSHRHHHHRHSHHHHHHHQHHTHHHEQPHPHRTTRSARKRCSLESSEPVETMGQPEREQILASGDTSAASSLSDDVSLAMRNTTARLKFKSTENLLHRLFVCIAGVADQLQTNFASDLRHILRSVFLMNMSSAQEEIDIPEKTKESELFEFRASENDVIQESAGSNQSIYSAEEVNPELDNVFSAGGGGEGGARNGNPANAQRHSAGASMQRNHTIDLASTAQNGEGNAGAANRSHVTRSRSLGDQESAHSSTQLQQQQPEQQHHQQQQLQIQLQRQRNNSVGSNTPSSASSTSSSSEQNSPVSVRSGSRRRLQSNNETQMPASASTTLAPPAWIPDGKAPRCMACQTPFTAFRRRHHCRNCGGVFCGVCSNSSAPLPKYGLTKAVRVCRECYVREVRSGLQGVQGVQLQSPTATAS; translated from the exons GCTGATGACAAATCGCTGCTGGCCCGCTTCTTCCATGCGGATCGATCCCTCACAGCGGTGGCCAGCGAACTGGACAGCTTCGATGGACGGGCAGAGCCGGATCGGTGCACCAGACTGGTCAGCAGGCTGCGACAGAATCAG GACAAAGTCCTGGCCATCACGAACTTGATCATGGAGGAGCTGCTAGGCGATGATCGCGACCCCAGGGCTTTCCGGGCTAAATTTCCCGAGGAAGTGCTGCAGGAGAATCTGGCGGGGCAGCTGTGGTTCGGCGCCGAGTGCCTGGCTGCCGGCTCCTCGATCATGAACCGAGAGACGGAGAGCAAGGAGATGCGGCCCCTGGCCCAGGCGGTGACCAAGAGTCTGGGCAATGTACGGGTCCTGCTGAGGGATCAGTGTTTGCGCAACAATGTGCCCAACAGCAAGACCCTGCACCTGGACCTGAATGACTCCACCACGGAGCAGCTGTACGAGAGCCTGAAGATCTTCGATCGACTGTTCGCCGAGTTTGAGCTGAGCTATGTGAGCGCCATGGTGCAGGTGAAATCCCGGCACGAGTACGAGATGCAGCAGTGGATCGGTGTACTGTTCTCGGAGACGCTGCAGCGTGCTTTGAAGACCGGTCTTCTCGATCAAGACATGGTGGATGCCTTCGATCCGGGCCTGATGTTCTCCATTCCGCGTCTGGCCATTGTCGCCGGGTTGGTGGTCTATGCCAAGGGGCCGCTCAACATGGACATGCCGGGCGATCAGCTGTCCGAGATGTTCCGTCCCTTCCGCACCATTCTGATCAAGATCCGTGATCTCCTGCGCAACCTCAACCACCAGGAGCTGTACCAGCTGGAGAAGCTGCTGTGCACCAACGAGGATATCAACAGCACCAAG GTTCCCCTGGGCTCGAGTAGCATCGAAGCACCTAGTCCGGAGCACAGTGCAAATCCCaccacaagcagcagcagcagcagtaacaataacaacagccacagcagcagcacggcGACGCACAGGACTGTGGAGCGATTGGTGGATCagcgaaacaacaacaacatcaataGCAACAGTGCTGCTCCAGCCGTGGAGGAGGAGTCCGCACTGCGCTCTCCGTCCATGTTGTCGCTGTCGGCCACCAGCACGCCCACCGCCTCGCCCGCACCCTCGCCGACGCCCTCGCACTCGATAGCCTCCACCTCGTCGGCGGCCACAAGCTCCACAAACCCACCGGCAGACTGGAGTGATGGCGATGACGAGGATGAAGACGATGAGGAAGCAGACATCGAGgtggatgaggaggaggacttGAATTCCAGCAGCGACGAGGACACGGATGAAGAGCAGCTGCTCAAGGATATTGTTGCTGCAGACTGTGCCTCCGGCTACCTCATACCCAACACCAATCTGGGTAACCTGCTGCAGCCCCAGGAAGTTCCTCTCACAGACAACTTCGTGGCCAGCGAAGATGATGAGTACGGAACCGGGGAGCCGCAgcggcaggaggaggagcccaGCACCAGTGCTGCCATGCTGGCAGCCAGCCACACCCTGCAGCGGCTGCGTCTGCCCAGCAGCGACAGCGAACCGCTGGCCGAGCACACAACGACAATCAAATCGTCCGAGCAGCCGCCGCCCGTGCCCAGCAGTCGCCATAAGCATAGTCACCGTCATCACCATCATCGGCATAGtcaccaccatcatcatcatcaccagcaCCACACACATCACCACGAGCAGCCGCATCCGCATCGCACAACGCGCAGTGCTCGCAAGCGCTGCAGCCTGGAATCATCGGAGCCTGTAGAGACGATGGGTCAGCCCGAGAGGGAACAGATCCTGGCCAGCGGTGACACTAGTGCCGCCTCCTCGCTGTCCGACGATGTCTCCCTGGCCATGCGCAACACCACGGCACGCCTCAAGTTCAA GAGCACCGAGAACCTGCTGCATCGCCTGTTCGTCTGCATTGCCGGCGTTGCCGACCAACTGCAGACGAACTTTGCCTCCGATCTGCGCCATATCCTGCGCAGTGTGTTCCTCATGAACATGTCGTCCGCCCAGGAGGAGATCGACATACCGGAAAAGACCAAGGAGTCGGAGCTGTTCGAGTTCCGGGCCTCCGAGAACGATGTGATACAGGAGAGCGCCGGCTCCAACCAAAGCATTTACTCAGCGGAGGAGGTGAATCCCGAGCTGGACAATGTGTTCAGCGCCGGCGGAGGCGGTGAAGGAGGTGCCAGGAACGGTAACCCGGCCAATGCCCAGCGCCATTCCGCCGGCGCCAGTATGCAGCGGAACCATACAATCGATCTGGCATCAACGGCACAGAACGGCGAGGGAAATGCTGGGGCCGCCAATCGCTCGCATGTGACGCGGAGCCGGAGTCTCGGGGACCAGGAGTCGGCCCACAGCAGCacacagctgcagcagcaacagccggagcagcagcaccaccagcagcagcaattgcaaattcagctgcagcggcagcgaAACAATTCCGTGGGCAGCAACACGCCATCCAGCGCATcctccaccagctccagctcgGAGCAGAATTCCCCGGTGAGCGTCAGGAGCGGGAGTCGGCGTCGCCTGCAGAGCAACAACGAAACCCAGATGCCAGCCTCCGCCTCGACCACACTGGCCCCGCCCGCCTGGATACCCGATGGCAAGGCGCCGCGCTGCATGGCCTGCCAGACGCCCTTCACTGCCTTCCGGCGTCGCCACCATTGCCGCAACTGCGGCGGGGTCTTTTGCGGCGTCTGCTCCAACTCCTCGGCCCCGCTGCCCAAATACGGCCTGACCAAGGCGGTGCGCGTCTGCCGGGAATGCTATGTGCGAGAGGTGCGCTCGGGCCTGCAGGGAGTCCAGGGCGTACAGTTGCAGAGTcccaccgccaccgcctctTAG
- the LOC108085049 gene encoding cilia- and flagella-associated protein 58 isoform X2, giving the protein MMNKMRESLEEAWRNEDAIKSREENIQIQLQNLVRADQSESPKIAREPGQGQEGGIRGMVFRERDRLAGELKDYQKRLATHRIYSEHLEDMLLMAQENISKLSDRLKKSETVNFKLERQNYLAQERTQEREHQLGTEISALQQQNLALQHVQKDLAAMTAAHEALKQSYERLTQNNHNLSNIRRKQEEKKNQLQASLRMAEEKINVHRRNNGELELARSAAEQNAKRKADESMILERRFRQLAKRNVDLNDQELTNHNEIKLLEKKISVLCASLEEVTSQKDDMTRTRDKLRLEITRLNDTLALARHEIHVVRNQKESLQMELAQVRKLMDAKNQQVQKIAHEKQDLFVELNDAEKKIGGLEEGLANKAERLEVTQLKLQQKQQDFFNTKKQLEILHSDKVMLIKSLDMCSRDRTTMQSTMAKLTHQINQQITALAANEKEINSLKNQNEQLGRAVRQKQNEIHATQLQLSSTRGDLREMKIRVEQTQHTIDNDEKRFKGLSCALDEVTKEKSLVGFQMVRRNDKLRLLQDKLNIMQNAIDRGTTQYNQRLEDIRLLKLEVTNLRMSHECMQKEVGHRSELRQEVIRLERQLNQERLRVSAFSEELSRPCRIHRWRVLMGKDPHRFELIRKVQSLLKLNLRLSVQRENLAKELAEAQSLHEDYKRHMDRRDFPQIHDKLFLQETINRRQKRRLKALTAELRINEIDLKTRDHLIVGFQEQLRQQHRVSHSPPEHKAQPGDDWCMDKPFKSSSSLVKNLCESQLKKC; this is encoded by the exons ATGATGAACAAGATGCGCGAGTCCCTGGAGGAGGCCTGGCGTAACGAGGATGCCATCAAGAGTCGCGAGGAGAACATTCAAATCCAGCTGCAGAACCTGGTGCGCGCGGATCAGTCAGAGAGTCCGAAGATAGCCAGAGAGCCGGGTCAAGG CCAGGAAGGTGGTATCCGGGGAATGGTCTTTCGCGAGCGCGATCGCCTGGCCGGGGAGTTAAAGGATTACCAGAAGCGCCTGGCCACGCACCGCATTTACTCCGAGCACCTGGAGGATATGCTGCTGATGGCTCAGGAGAACATATCTAAACTAAGCGACCGGCTGAAGAAGAGCGAAACTGTCAACTTTAAGCTGGAGCGCCAGAATTACCTGGCCCAGGAGAGAACCCAGGAGCGAGAGCACCAGCTGGGCACGGAGATATCAGCCTTGCAGCAGCAGAACCTCGCCTTGCAGCACGTGCAGAAGGACTTGGCTGCGATGACCGCCGCCCACGAGGCTCTGAAGCAGAGTTACGAGCGTCTTACGCAAAATAACCACAATCTCTCGAACATTCGCCGCAAGCAGGAGGAAAAGAAGAATCAGCTGCAGGCGAGCCTAAGGATGGCCGAGGAAAAGATCAATGTCCACAGGCGGAATAACGGAGAACTGGAGTTGGCCCGCTCTGCAGCCGAACAGAATGCCAAGAGGAAGGCGGACGAGTCGATGATCTTGGAGAGGCGGTTCCGTCAGCTGGCCAAAAGGAACGTGGATCTGAATGACCAGGAGCTGACCAATCA TAACGAAATCAAGTTGCTGGAAAAGAAGATCTCGGTGCTCTGCGCCAGCTTAGAGGAAGTGACCAGCCAAAAGGACGACATGACCCGCACACGGGACAAGCTGAGGCTGGAGATCACTCGGCTCAATGACACACTGGCTCTCGCCCGGCACGAGATCCACGTTGTGCGCAACCAGAAGGAATCCCTGCAGATGGAACTGGCGCAGGTCCGAAAGTTGATGGACGCCAAGAATCAGCAGGTACAGAAAATAGCCCACGAGAAGCAGGATCTGTTCGTGGAGCTAAACGATGCCGAAAAGAAGATCGGCGGGCTGGAGGAAGGGCTGGCCAACAAGGCGGAGCGCCTGGAAGTCACCCAGTTGAAGttgcagcagaagcagcaagACTTCTTCAACACTAAGAAGCAGTTGGAGATCCTGCACTCCGACAaggtgatgctgatcaagtcGCTGGACATGTGCTCCCGCGATCGCACCACCATGCAAAGCACGATGGCCAAGCTGACGCACCAGATCAACCAGCAGATCACCGCGCTAGCGGCCAACGAGAAGGAGATTAACTCGCTGAAGAACCAGAACGAACAGCTGGGCCGGGCGGTACGCCAGAAGCAGAACGAGATCCATGCCACCCAGCTGCAGCTGTCCAGCACACGCGGCGATCTCCGGGAGATGAAGATCCGGGTGGAGCAGACCCAGCACACCATCGACAACGATGAGAAGCGGTTCAAGGGCCTGTCCTGTGCCCTCGACGAGGTGACTAAAGAGAAGAGTCTGGTGGGCTTCCAGATGGTCAGGCGGAACGACAAGCTACGGCTTTTGCAGGACAAACTGAACATCATGCAGAATGCCATCGATCGGGGCACCACGCAGTACAACCAGCGGCTCGAGGACATCCGCTTGCTGAAGCTAGAGGTGACCAACCTGAGGATGTCGCACGAGTGCATGCAGAAGGAGGTGGGCCATAGGTCCGAGTTACGCCAGGAAGTGATCCGGCTGGAGCGGCAGCTCAACCAGGAGAGGCTGAGGGTGTCAGCCTTTTCGGAGGAGCTGTCCCGCCCCTGTCGCATCCATCGCTGGCGTGTGCTCATGGGCAAGGACCCGCATCGCTTCGAGCTCATACGCAAGGTGCAGTCCCTGCTCAAGCTCAACCTACGCCTGTCCGTGCAGCGCGAGAACCTGGCCAAAGAGCTGGCGGAGGCCCAGAGCCTGCACGAGGACTACAAGCGCCACATGGATCGGAGGGACTTTCCCCAGATCCATGACAAGCTCTTCCTGCAGGAAACCATCAATCGTCGGCAGAAGCGCCGCCTCAAGGCTCTGACCGCTGAGCTCCGGATCAACGAGATCGACCTGAAGACGCGAGATCACCTGATCGTG
- the LOC108085049 gene encoding cilia- and flagella-associated protein 58 isoform X1, with protein MKLFKRRPIKSKVSPRKASKTSVSSNTNLAELFRDTVEPAQLDLLKDLDEEFFQNSYLLVQKLSRRDSFVAGKIKRYVDILVRLHARYETEVDEVNTLRLKARSADEKLELALRTTSISEAMMNKMRESLEEAWRNEDAIKSREENIQIQLQNLVRADQSESPKIAREPGQGQEGGIRGMVFRERDRLAGELKDYQKRLATHRIYSEHLEDMLLMAQENISKLSDRLKKSETVNFKLERQNYLAQERTQEREHQLGTEISALQQQNLALQHVQKDLAAMTAAHEALKQSYERLTQNNHNLSNIRRKQEEKKNQLQASLRMAEEKINVHRRNNGELELARSAAEQNAKRKADESMILERRFRQLAKRNVDLNDQELTNHNEIKLLEKKISVLCASLEEVTSQKDDMTRTRDKLRLEITRLNDTLALARHEIHVVRNQKESLQMELAQVRKLMDAKNQQVQKIAHEKQDLFVELNDAEKKIGGLEEGLANKAERLEVTQLKLQQKQQDFFNTKKQLEILHSDKVMLIKSLDMCSRDRTTMQSTMAKLTHQINQQITALAANEKEINSLKNQNEQLGRAVRQKQNEIHATQLQLSSTRGDLREMKIRVEQTQHTIDNDEKRFKGLSCALDEVTKEKSLVGFQMVRRNDKLRLLQDKLNIMQNAIDRGTTQYNQRLEDIRLLKLEVTNLRMSHECMQKEVGHRSELRQEVIRLERQLNQERLRVSAFSEELSRPCRIHRWRVLMGKDPHRFELIRKVQSLLKLNLRLSVQRENLAKELAEAQSLHEDYKRHMDRRDFPQIHDKLFLQETINRRQKRRLKALTAELRINEIDLKTRDHLIVGFQEQLRQQHRVSHSPPEHKAQPGDDWCMDKPFKSSSSLVKNLCESQLKKC; from the exons ATGAAACTGTTCAAAAGAAGGCCAATCAAGAGCAAGGTGAGCCCGAGAAAGGCGTCCAAGACATCCGTCAGTTCCAATACGAACTTGGCTGAACTCTTCAGGGATACCGTGGAGCCGGCTCAGCTCGATCTGTTGAAGGATCTCGACGAAGAGTTCTTCCAGAACTCCTACCTCTTGGTGCAGAAACTCAGCAGACGTGACTCCTTTGTGGCTGGCAAAATCAAGCGCTACGTGGACATCCTCGTTAGACTCCACGCCCGCTATGAAACGGAGGTGGACGAGGTCAACACGCTCCGGCTGAAGGCGCGCTCAGCGGACGAGAAGCTGGAGCTGGCCTTGCGCACCACCTCCATCTCGGAGGCGATGATGAACAAGATGCGCGAGTCCCTGGAGGAGGCCTGGCGTAACGAGGATGCCATCAAGAGTCGCGAGGAGAACATTCAAATCCAGCTGCAGAACCTGGTGCGCGCGGATCAGTCAGAGAGTCCGAAGATAGCCAGAGAGCCGGGTCAAGG CCAGGAAGGTGGTATCCGGGGAATGGTCTTTCGCGAGCGCGATCGCCTGGCCGGGGAGTTAAAGGATTACCAGAAGCGCCTGGCCACGCACCGCATTTACTCCGAGCACCTGGAGGATATGCTGCTGATGGCTCAGGAGAACATATCTAAACTAAGCGACCGGCTGAAGAAGAGCGAAACTGTCAACTTTAAGCTGGAGCGCCAGAATTACCTGGCCCAGGAGAGAACCCAGGAGCGAGAGCACCAGCTGGGCACGGAGATATCAGCCTTGCAGCAGCAGAACCTCGCCTTGCAGCACGTGCAGAAGGACTTGGCTGCGATGACCGCCGCCCACGAGGCTCTGAAGCAGAGTTACGAGCGTCTTACGCAAAATAACCACAATCTCTCGAACATTCGCCGCAAGCAGGAGGAAAAGAAGAATCAGCTGCAGGCGAGCCTAAGGATGGCCGAGGAAAAGATCAATGTCCACAGGCGGAATAACGGAGAACTGGAGTTGGCCCGCTCTGCAGCCGAACAGAATGCCAAGAGGAAGGCGGACGAGTCGATGATCTTGGAGAGGCGGTTCCGTCAGCTGGCCAAAAGGAACGTGGATCTGAATGACCAGGAGCTGACCAATCA TAACGAAATCAAGTTGCTGGAAAAGAAGATCTCGGTGCTCTGCGCCAGCTTAGAGGAAGTGACCAGCCAAAAGGACGACATGACCCGCACACGGGACAAGCTGAGGCTGGAGATCACTCGGCTCAATGACACACTGGCTCTCGCCCGGCACGAGATCCACGTTGTGCGCAACCAGAAGGAATCCCTGCAGATGGAACTGGCGCAGGTCCGAAAGTTGATGGACGCCAAGAATCAGCAGGTACAGAAAATAGCCCACGAGAAGCAGGATCTGTTCGTGGAGCTAAACGATGCCGAAAAGAAGATCGGCGGGCTGGAGGAAGGGCTGGCCAACAAGGCGGAGCGCCTGGAAGTCACCCAGTTGAAGttgcagcagaagcagcaagACTTCTTCAACACTAAGAAGCAGTTGGAGATCCTGCACTCCGACAaggtgatgctgatcaagtcGCTGGACATGTGCTCCCGCGATCGCACCACCATGCAAAGCACGATGGCCAAGCTGACGCACCAGATCAACCAGCAGATCACCGCGCTAGCGGCCAACGAGAAGGAGATTAACTCGCTGAAGAACCAGAACGAACAGCTGGGCCGGGCGGTACGCCAGAAGCAGAACGAGATCCATGCCACCCAGCTGCAGCTGTCCAGCACACGCGGCGATCTCCGGGAGATGAAGATCCGGGTGGAGCAGACCCAGCACACCATCGACAACGATGAGAAGCGGTTCAAGGGCCTGTCCTGTGCCCTCGACGAGGTGACTAAAGAGAAGAGTCTGGTGGGCTTCCAGATGGTCAGGCGGAACGACAAGCTACGGCTTTTGCAGGACAAACTGAACATCATGCAGAATGCCATCGATCGGGGCACCACGCAGTACAACCAGCGGCTCGAGGACATCCGCTTGCTGAAGCTAGAGGTGACCAACCTGAGGATGTCGCACGAGTGCATGCAGAAGGAGGTGGGCCATAGGTCCGAGTTACGCCAGGAAGTGATCCGGCTGGAGCGGCAGCTCAACCAGGAGAGGCTGAGGGTGTCAGCCTTTTCGGAGGAGCTGTCCCGCCCCTGTCGCATCCATCGCTGGCGTGTGCTCATGGGCAAGGACCCGCATCGCTTCGAGCTCATACGCAAGGTGCAGTCCCTGCTCAAGCTCAACCTACGCCTGTCCGTGCAGCGCGAGAACCTGGCCAAAGAGCTGGCGGAGGCCCAGAGCCTGCACGAGGACTACAAGCGCCACATGGATCGGAGGGACTTTCCCCAGATCCATGACAAGCTCTTCCTGCAGGAAACCATCAATCGTCGGCAGAAGCGCCGCCTCAAGGCTCTGACCGCTGAGCTCCGGATCAACGAGATCGACCTGAAGACGCGAGATCACCTGATCGTG